A genomic stretch from Spongiibacter nanhainus includes:
- a CDS encoding CC0125/CC1285 family lipoprotein, with protein sequence MRMMRVSTILTLLLSGVLVACSSATQYQAAEKRGGYGYTETQLGKDRYRITFTGNSVTDKETVSDYALLRAAELTLQEGYDWFRLVARDNESKSRTSTSISGVNDFGGTRVYQRCGLLSCDTVVYDSPTRLSGGVASSTTRTSYQSSIEIKLGNDPMPDDAEAYDAQELASTLRRWMGQRDN encoded by the coding sequence ATGAGAATGATGAGAGTATCGACAATCTTAACCTTGTTATTGAGCGGGGTTCTGGTGGCTTGCAGCAGCGCCACCCAGTACCAAGCCGCAGAAAAACGCGGTGGATATGGCTATACCGAAACGCAACTGGGCAAGGATCGCTACCGCATTACATTTACCGGTAACTCGGTGACCGACAAAGAGACGGTGAGTGATTATGCGCTGTTGCGCGCCGCTGAACTGACCCTGCAGGAAGGCTACGATTGGTTCCGCTTGGTTGCCCGGGATAACGAGTCCAAAAGCCGGACCAGCACCTCCATCTCAGGGGTGAATGATTTTGGTGGTACTCGGGTGTACCAGCGCTGTGGCCTGTTGAGCTGTGATACCGTGGTCTACGACTCACCGACGCGACTGTCCGGTGGCGTGGCCTCCTCCACAACCCGCACCTCCTATCAGTCATCCATCGAAATCAAATTGGGCAACGACCCCATGCCGGATGATGCCGAGGCCTATGATGCCCAAGAACTGGCCTCGACCTTGCGCCGCTGGATGGGACAGCGCGATAATTAA
- a CDS encoding D-hexose-6-phosphate mutarotase, which yields MPSDFSGKEVQSTTSGEVFGGDTALPCTAVTTDLCRAVVSHQGAQLLSFQPQGGEEWLWLSPLAQFASGSAIRGGIPLCLPWFGRHQSGDSLPKHGFCRLRDWDLVVVDRIDQAVCLRFEYASTEADLVLFPWRFRAEIQYRLSNNLVLELSIENLDETPMPLSFAMHSYFAVNSLANTRIEGIDQAEYLDNTRDLQRGHQREALVFGKEVDKVFPGLGGEQRLTDKLAPRYVAGRGCDTAIIWNPGNDSLADVGSHFSEFVCLERGIAFDDAQTLAPGHRWEALMSVSDKGRGLVV from the coding sequence ATGCCGTCGGATTTCAGCGGCAAGGAGGTTCAGTCCACGACAAGCGGAGAGGTATTCGGCGGCGATACGGCGCTGCCCTGCACCGCGGTGACCACGGATCTGTGTCGTGCTGTGGTGTCGCATCAGGGTGCGCAATTGCTGTCTTTCCAGCCCCAGGGCGGTGAAGAATGGCTGTGGCTCAGCCCGCTGGCTCAGTTTGCATCGGGTAGTGCCATTCGCGGAGGTATTCCGCTGTGTCTGCCCTGGTTCGGTCGCCATCAATCGGGGGACAGTCTGCCCAAACACGGGTTCTGTCGACTGCGCGATTGGGATCTGGTGGTCGTCGACAGGATCGATCAGGCGGTGTGCCTGCGCTTTGAATACGCGTCGACGGAGGCGGATCTGGTGCTGTTTCCCTGGCGCTTTAGGGCCGAGATTCAGTATCGCTTGTCGAACAATCTTGTTTTGGAACTCAGTATCGAAAATCTCGATGAGACGCCCATGCCGCTGAGCTTTGCCATGCACAGCTACTTTGCGGTGAACTCCCTGGCCAATACCCGTATCGAGGGCATCGACCAGGCCGAGTATCTGGACAATACCCGCGATTTGCAGCGGGGGCATCAGCGCGAGGCACTGGTGTTCGGCAAGGAGGTGGACAAGGTCTTTCCGGGCTTGGGTGGCGAACAGCGACTGACCGACAAGCTCGCGCCGAGATACGTGGCGGGGCGTGGCTGTGATACCGCCATTATCTGGAATCCCGGTAATGATAGCCTTGCCGATGTCGGCAGTCACTTTAGTGAGTTTGTTTGTCTGGAGCGCGGCATTGCCTTTGATGACGCCCAGACCTTGGCACCAGGCCACCGCTGGGAGGCGCTTATGTCGGTGTCTGACAAGGGGCGTGGCCTTGTGGTGTGA
- a CDS encoding class I SAM-dependent methyltransferase — MEISSVVPWGRSLAEYRAMFALADSDLERRILGAGDGPASFNAELSRHGGRVVSVDPMYQFSASAIRSRVQRVYPGLLAQVAQKPGNYQWTTFKNPSHLGSIRMSAMNAFLEDFDAGRDAGRYIDASLPSLPFDDDEFDLAVCSHLLFAYSEQVGVDQHIAALLELSRVATEVRVYPLLAEDGKVSSHLPVVMRTLADAGINAEMAKVPYQFQKGATEMLRLIK, encoded by the coding sequence ATGGAAATCTCTTCCGTCGTCCCATGGGGCCGTTCTCTTGCTGAGTATCGGGCCATGTTCGCCCTGGCCGACAGCGACCTGGAGCGTCGTATCCTCGGTGCCGGGGACGGCCCGGCCAGCTTTAATGCCGAACTCAGCCGCCACGGCGGGCGGGTGGTATCGGTGGACCCCATGTACCAGTTCTCCGCTTCGGCGATTCGCAGCCGGGTGCAGCGCGTCTATCCCGGCTTGCTGGCCCAGGTGGCGCAAAAGCCCGGCAATTACCAGTGGACGACCTTCAAGAACCCCAGCCATTTGGGGTCAATCCGCATGTCGGCGATGAATGCCTTTTTGGAGGACTTTGACGCTGGCAGAGACGCGGGCCGCTACATCGATGCCAGTCTGCCCTCGCTGCCTTTTGATGACGATGAGTTTGATCTAGCGGTGTGCTCCCATCTTCTGTTTGCCTACAGCGAGCAGGTTGGGGTCGACCAACATATCGCAGCGCTGTTGGAGCTAAGCCGAGTCGCCACTGAGGTCAGGGTCTATCCGCTGCTTGCAGAGGACGGGAAGGTCTCCAGTCACCTGCCGGTGGTCATGCGAACATTGGCCGATGCGGGCATCAATGCAGAGATGGCCAAGGTTCCCTACCAATTCCAAAAGGGCGCAACCGAAATGCTGCGTCTCATCAAATAG
- a CDS encoding CocE/NonD family hydrolase, translated as MNTFPIRRGALKCLLLLLTVTALAACGGSSSSSSSSNNGNGGNNDGPAVTRDSDGDGIVDGEDRCAASEPGAEVDEQGCGPNELNAACGASSASRVAGEHYQVELQSASGERISFEVFEPAVIQCGQREQGAHPLVLQGHGFGGARVSDTGGEYQSTGIADLVASNYTVISIDQRGFGDSSGTVRVMDPDFEGLDLLQILDWAEQNLDYLAWRDESSGDFAPRPASGESSPGGVNLLTGSIGSSYGGGYQLLLHGVDEKQRLDAMVPDITWHHLPYSLNPGDVIKATWVLLLTAGGQGGSYPPGFENADSPLSRGLDPYLVETLARGLALNEIPRDALDWFTYHSPSYWCELNGQATMPYEAAPSDLNTTVTGFVEMPGSNTYTGQPGVDILLTQGIRDTLFNFNDAWWNYQCLSQRAAGSDAEVRLITHESGHIISGFIGETPDPLYFQAPGGKFACGDLDQRQAQLAWFDEKLRGRPALPALADDSLCLSLADDDAVRIPESEFKAARGEGVQPGPALSAFDGIQLDAIVHGAEAEVAHLAGQAAMIAPLLEVQDNNGLIVAGIPQVDATVTTPQQINDIVCDSATLPTLRTGCDSILLVGLAVKRGEGDWQVLDDQMTPVRGLGEHPATDLVGVAERLTAGDQLGLWVSGFHPQYLTSFSRDVSLPAVNLSAQVRLPLYAVGSDGQPQFERSPELAIQRLP; from the coding sequence ATGAATACCTTTCCGATCCGGCGTGGCGCACTCAAGTGCCTGCTTCTTTTACTCACTGTGACTGCACTGGCAGCCTGCGGTGGCTCTTCATCAAGTAGCTCCAGCAGTAACAACGGCAATGGCGGTAATAATGATGGCCCCGCCGTAACCCGGGACAGCGATGGCGATGGCATTGTTGATGGCGAGGATCGTTGTGCGGCCTCAGAGCCGGGTGCGGAGGTCGACGAACAAGGCTGTGGCCCCAATGAATTAAATGCCGCCTGCGGCGCCAGCTCGGCAAGCCGGGTGGCCGGCGAGCACTATCAGGTTGAGTTACAGTCGGCCAGTGGCGAGCGCATCAGCTTTGAAGTATTTGAGCCAGCGGTCATTCAGTGTGGTCAGCGAGAGCAAGGGGCACATCCCTTGGTGCTGCAGGGCCACGGTTTTGGTGGCGCCAGGGTCAGCGATACTGGAGGCGAATACCAAAGTACTGGGATCGCGGACCTAGTTGCTTCCAATTACACCGTGATCAGTATTGATCAGCGTGGCTTTGGTGACAGCAGTGGCACGGTGCGGGTGATGGACCCGGATTTTGAGGGTCTGGACTTGCTGCAGATTCTGGACTGGGCCGAGCAGAACCTCGATTACCTAGCTTGGCGGGATGAATCCAGTGGTGATTTTGCCCCGCGCCCTGCCAGCGGCGAAAGTAGTCCCGGTGGGGTAAATCTGCTGACCGGCAGTATTGGTTCCAGTTACGGTGGTGGCTATCAGCTCTTACTGCACGGCGTTGACGAGAAACAGCGCCTGGATGCCATGGTGCCGGATATAACCTGGCACCATTTGCCTTACAGCCTCAACCCCGGTGACGTTATTAAGGCGACTTGGGTACTGCTGTTGACGGCAGGGGGGCAGGGCGGCAGCTATCCCCCAGGTTTTGAAAACGCCGATTCTCCGTTGTCCCGGGGCCTAGACCCCTATCTGGTCGAAACCCTGGCGCGGGGCCTGGCTCTCAATGAAATTCCGCGGGATGCGCTGGACTGGTTCACCTACCATAGCCCCAGCTATTGGTGTGAGTTAAATGGACAGGCCACCATGCCCTACGAGGCTGCGCCCAGTGATCTCAATACGACTGTGACCGGCTTTGTGGAGATGCCTGGCAGCAATACCTACACCGGCCAGCCGGGGGTGGATATCCTGTTGACCCAAGGCATCCGCGATACCTTGTTTAATTTCAATGATGCCTGGTGGAACTACCAATGCCTGAGTCAGCGCGCTGCCGGTTCCGATGCTGAGGTTAGGCTGATCACCCATGAATCGGGCCATATCATCTCTGGATTTATCGGCGAGACGCCGGACCCCCTGTATTTTCAGGCTCCGGGCGGCAAGTTTGCATGTGGTGATCTGGATCAGCGCCAAGCCCAACTGGCGTGGTTTGATGAGAAGCTCCGGGGCCGCCCGGCGCTGCCGGCACTGGCGGACGACAGTTTGTGCCTGTCACTGGCTGACGATGATGCGGTGAGGATTCCCGAGTCAGAGTTTAAGGCCGCCCGGGGAGAGGGCGTTCAACCCGGCCCTGCGCTATCAGCTTTTGACGGCATCCAACTTGATGCCATTGTTCACGGCGCGGAAGCAGAAGTGGCCCACCTGGCCGGTCAGGCGGCGATGATAGCACCGCTGCTTGAGGTGCAGGACAACAACGGGCTCATCGTTGCCGGCATTCCCCAGGTCGATGCCACCGTAACTACACCACAGCAGATTAACGATATCGTTTGTGACAGTGCGACCTTGCCGACACTGCGCACCGGCTGTGACAGTATTTTGCTGGTCGGTTTGGCGGTGAAACGCGGCGAGGGCGATTGGCAAGTACTGGATGACCAAATGACGCCAGTGCGAGGGCTCGGCGAGCACCCCGCCACCGACTTGGTGGGTGTGGCGGAGCGCCTGACCGCCGGGGACCAGCTGGGTTTGTGGGTCAGTGGTTTCCACCCCCAGTACCTGACGTCTTTCTCCCGGGATGTGTCATTGCCAGCGGTCAATCTCAGCGCTCAGGTGCGCTTGCCTCTGTATGCGGTGGGCAGTGATGGGCAGCCCCAATTTGAGCGCAGCCCGGAGCTGGCGATACAGCGTTTGCCCTAA
- a CDS encoding NADH:flavin oxidoreductase produces MSHLFEPLSLPRGKAMPHRIALAPLTNGQSNADGTLSDAEYHWLTLRAKGGFALTMTCAAHVQACGQGFPGQLGIFSDDHLPGLTRLASGITEYDSRAVVQLHHAGMRAPAELIGQAPVCPSDNEEFGAVAMTADEVDAAIEDFVTAAERAERAGFDGVELHGAHGYLIGQFLSPEVNQRTDQYGGSAENRARMLWQIIDGIRERCGDQFQLGLRLSAERFGIKFDETIALVKALFASQKLDYIDLSLWDVFKRPHGQDSGPTMLEQFAALPRHGTRIGAAGKVRSAEEAEKCLALGADFVFLGRAAIVDHDFPAQLQANPDFQPTAMPAPVSHLEKQGVTPPFMTYLEQFGLVQKEETITE; encoded by the coding sequence ATGTCACACCTGTTTGAGCCCCTGAGCCTGCCCCGGGGCAAAGCCATGCCCCACCGTATTGCACTGGCGCCACTGACTAATGGTCAGAGCAACGCCGATGGCACCCTCAGCGACGCCGAGTACCACTGGCTGACCCTGCGCGCCAAGGGCGGCTTTGCCCTAACCATGACCTGTGCCGCCCATGTGCAGGCCTGTGGCCAGGGTTTCCCCGGGCAACTGGGGATTTTCTCCGACGATCACTTGCCGGGCCTGACTCGATTGGCCAGTGGCATCACGGAGTATGACAGCCGGGCGGTGGTGCAGCTTCATCACGCGGGTATGCGGGCACCAGCAGAGTTGATTGGACAAGCGCCGGTATGTCCCTCTGACAATGAGGAATTTGGCGCTGTAGCGATGACCGCAGATGAGGTGGACGCGGCCATAGAGGATTTTGTTACCGCCGCAGAGCGCGCCGAACGGGCAGGGTTTGACGGCGTGGAACTGCACGGTGCCCACGGTTACTTGATTGGCCAGTTCTTGAGCCCGGAAGTAAATCAGCGTACTGACCAGTATGGGGGCTCAGCGGAAAATCGGGCGCGCATGTTGTGGCAGATTATCGACGGTATTCGGGAGCGCTGTGGCGATCAGTTTCAGCTGGGCTTACGGCTGTCGGCGGAGCGTTTTGGCATAAAATTCGACGAGACAATAGCGTTGGTAAAAGCTCTGTTTGCCTCGCAAAAGCTGGACTACATTGACCTGTCCTTGTGGGATGTTTTCAAGCGTCCCCACGGTCAAGACAGCGGGCCCACCATGTTGGAGCAATTCGCCGCGCTGCCCAGACACGGTACCCGTATTGGTGCAGCGGGCAAGGTCCGCAGTGCTGAAGAGGCAGAGAAGTGCCTGGCACTGGGTGCCGACTTTGTCTTCTTAGGCCGGGCCGCGATCGTTGATCACGATTTTCCCGCTCAGTTGCAGGCCAATCCAGATTTTCAGCCCACGGCCATGCCGGCGCCGGTATCTCACCTAGAGAAACAAGGGGTGACGCCGCCATTTATGACTTACTTGGAGCAGTTTGGCTTGGTCCAAAAAGAAGAAACCATCACGGAATAG
- the groL gene encoding chaperonin GroEL (60 kDa chaperone family; promotes refolding of misfolded polypeptides especially under stressful conditions; forms two stacked rings of heptamers to form a barrel-shaped 14mer; ends can be capped by GroES; misfolded proteins enter the barrel where they are refolded when GroES binds) encodes MAAKDVVFGNEARQRMVAGVNTLANAVKVTLGPKGRNVVLDKSFGAPTVTKDGVSVAKEIELEDKLENMGAQMVKEVASKASDDAGDGTTTATVLAQSIVNEGLKAVAAGMNPMDIKRGIDKAVAAAVEEVKKLSIPCEDSKMISQVGTISANSDSHVGQIIAEAMEKVGKEGVITVEEGQGLENELDVVEGMQFDRGYLSPYFINNSDNMSVEHDNPFILLVDKKISNIRELLPLLENVAKASRPLVIVAEDVEGEALATLVVNTMRGIVKVAACKAPGFGDRRKAMLQDIAILTGGTVISEEVGLDLEQATLDHLGTAKRVTMDKENTVIVDGAGEGAAIEARVGEIRTQIENTSSDYDREKLQERVAKLAGGVAVIKVGAATEIEMKEKKARVEDALHATRAAVEEGVVPGGGVALVRAIANMGAVEGDNEDQLAGINAALRALESPMRQIVTNAGDEASVVLDKVRSGEGNFGYNAGNGEYGDMMEMGILDPAKVTRTALQAAGSVAGLIITTECMIADAPKDDEGGAGMPDMGGMGGMGGMGGMM; translated from the coding sequence ATGGCAGCAAAAGACGTAGTATTTGGCAACGAAGCCCGTCAGCGTATGGTAGCTGGCGTTAACACCTTGGCGAACGCCGTAAAAGTGACTCTGGGTCCCAAGGGCCGCAATGTGGTTCTGGACAAGTCCTTCGGTGCCCCCACCGTCACTAAAGACGGTGTGTCTGTGGCCAAGGAAATCGAGCTGGAAGACAAGCTGGAGAACATGGGCGCCCAGATGGTGAAAGAGGTTGCCTCTAAAGCCTCTGACGACGCCGGTGACGGTACCACCACAGCAACCGTTCTGGCCCAGTCCATTGTTAACGAGGGCCTGAAAGCCGTTGCCGCGGGTATGAACCCCATGGATATCAAGCGCGGTATCGACAAAGCCGTTGCCGCCGCTGTGGAAGAAGTGAAAAAACTGTCTATCCCCTGTGAAGACAGCAAAATGATTTCTCAAGTCGGCACTATCTCTGCCAACAGCGACAGTCACGTCGGCCAAATCATCGCCGAAGCGATGGAAAAAGTCGGTAAAGAAGGTGTTATCACCGTTGAGGAAGGCCAAGGTCTGGAGAACGAGCTGGACGTGGTTGAGGGTATGCAGTTTGACCGCGGCTACCTGTCTCCCTACTTCATCAACAACTCTGACAACATGAGTGTTGAGCACGACAACCCCTTCATCCTGTTGGTTGATAAGAAAATCTCCAACATCCGCGAGCTGCTGCCGCTGCTGGAAAACGTGGCTAAGGCCAGCCGTCCGCTGGTAATTGTGGCTGAAGACGTGGAAGGCGAAGCACTGGCAACCTTGGTGGTTAACACTATGCGCGGCATCGTTAAAGTCGCCGCCTGTAAAGCACCTGGCTTCGGTGATCGCCGCAAAGCCATGCTGCAGGACATCGCTATCCTGACTGGCGGTACCGTGATCTCTGAGGAAGTGGGTCTGGATCTGGAGCAAGCCACTCTGGATCACCTGGGTACGGCCAAGCGCGTCACCATGGACAAAGAGAACACCGTGATTGTTGACGGTGCTGGCGAAGGTGCAGCCATCGAAGCCCGGGTTGGCGAGATCCGCACTCAGATCGAGAACACCAGCTCTGACTACGACCGCGAAAAACTGCAAGAGCGCGTAGCCAAACTGGCTGGCGGTGTTGCCGTCATCAAAGTTGGCGCAGCCACTGAAATCGAAATGAAAGAGAAGAAGGCCCGGGTTGAAGACGCCCTGCACGCGACTCGCGCTGCGGTTGAAGAGGGCGTGGTTCCCGGTGGTGGTGTGGCGCTGGTTCGCGCAATTGCCAACATGGGCGCCGTCGAAGGTGACAACGAGGACCAACTGGCCGGCATCAACGCCGCGCTGCGCGCGCTGGAATCTCCCATGCGCCAGATCGTGACCAACGCCGGTGACGAAGCCTCTGTGGTACTGGACAAAGTCCGCTCCGGTGAAGGTAACTTCGGTTACAACGCTGGCAACGGCGAATACGGCGACATGATGGAAATGGGCATCCTGGATCCCGCCAAAGTGACTCGTACTGCTCTGCAGGCGGCCGGTTCTGTGGCTGGTCTGATCATCACCACCGAGTGCATGATCGCCGACGCGCCGAAGGACGACGAAGGCGGCGCCGGCATGCCAGACATGGGCGGCATGGGCGGCATGGGCGGTATGGGCGGCATGATGTAA
- a CDS encoding co-chaperone GroES yields MKIRPLYDRVVVRRNEEEQTTAGGIVLPGSAKEKPNQGEVLAVGDGKLLENGELRPVGVKVGDNVIFGQYSGNSVKLDGEEVIILNESEIFGVVEG; encoded by the coding sequence ATGAAGATTCGTCCCTTATACGACCGCGTTGTGGTTCGTCGCAACGAAGAAGAGCAAACGACCGCAGGGGGTATCGTGCTGCCCGGTTCCGCCAAAGAGAAGCCGAACCAGGGTGAAGTGTTGGCTGTGGGCGATGGCAAATTGCTGGAAAACGGTGAGCTGCGCCCGGTTGGCGTAAAAGTTGGCGACAACGTGATCTTTGGTCAGTACTCCGGTAACTCCGTCAAGTTGGACGGTGAAGAGGTGATCATTTTGAACGAGTCCGAAATTTTCGGTGTCGTCGAAGGCTAA
- a CDS encoding FxsA family protein, protein MRLLFSLFIILPVLEMWVLIEVGSVIGALPTVGLVLLTAVIGAALLKQQGLSTLTRAQARLDSGQVPASEILEGLMLAVGGALLLTPGFITDVIGFCCLLPFTRKAMAAQVLRSGVVQVGGAGFSTMQGHTRPPRGGQPPGGRPRGGQPGDGGEHVTIEGEYKKEE, encoded by the coding sequence ATGCGTTTGTTGTTCTCCCTGTTCATTATCCTCCCCGTTCTCGAGATGTGGGTTCTCATTGAGGTCGGGTCGGTCATCGGTGCTTTGCCCACTGTGGGTTTGGTGCTGTTGACGGCGGTTATTGGTGCGGCCCTGCTCAAACAGCAGGGCTTGTCGACGCTAACCAGAGCTCAGGCCCGCCTGGACAGCGGCCAGGTGCCGGCTAGCGAAATACTGGAAGGCCTGATGCTGGCGGTGGGCGGGGCGCTGCTGCTGACCCCCGGTTTTATCACCGATGTCATTGGTTTCTGCTGTCTGCTGCCCTTTACCCGCAAGGCCATGGCAGCACAGGTACTGCGCAGTGGCGTGGTGCAAGTGGGCGGAGCGGGATTCTCCACGATGCAGGGCCACACCCGTCCCCCTCGAGGTGGACAGCCCCCGGGTGGACGGCCCCGGGGTGGACAGCCCGGAGATGGGGGCGAGCACGTCACCATTGAAGGCGAGTACAAAAAAGAAGAATAA
- a CDS encoding phospholipase A: MPIRQLLIAFCALFSLVARAADSVAMAECLSLAAQSADDKTTVGELRSHCERRLTEAQANAAITNGAEIGPGVVVERSSLERYAEDNPFVLTPHRTNYVLPISYRDHISDFGDNLAGKSEEIDHFELEFQLSIKVKAWDHIFREGNHLSIAYTNRSFWQAYNDDASKPFRETNHEPEIIFNVASDWKIGQLSNVANQLIINHQSNGRSDPESRSWNRIMLNMVFERGRWAMSFKPWYRLPEEANDDDNRDIEHYMGNFEWMSIYSWRQRTLSILLRNNLRSDNKGAVELGWSFPINKRVKAYVKYFNGYGESLIEYNKAVESIGIGVLISDWL; the protein is encoded by the coding sequence GTGCCAATTCGCCAATTGCTCATCGCGTTTTGTGCGTTGTTTAGCCTTGTGGCCAGGGCTGCCGACTCCGTCGCCATGGCCGAGTGCCTCAGCTTGGCGGCTCAATCGGCGGATGACAAGACCACTGTTGGCGAACTCCGGAGTCACTGCGAGCGCCGCCTGACAGAAGCCCAAGCCAACGCGGCGATAACGAACGGGGCCGAAATTGGCCCCGGGGTAGTCGTTGAGCGCTCCAGCTTGGAGCGCTATGCCGAAGACAACCCGTTTGTCCTCACCCCCCACCGCACCAACTACGTGCTACCCATATCCTACCGGGATCACATTTCGGACTTTGGCGATAATCTGGCAGGGAAATCCGAGGAGATCGATCATTTCGAGTTGGAGTTCCAGCTCAGCATCAAGGTCAAGGCCTGGGATCACATCTTCCGAGAGGGCAATCATCTCAGTATCGCCTATACCAATCGCTCTTTCTGGCAGGCCTACAACGACGACGCCTCCAAGCCCTTCCGGGAAACCAATCACGAGCCAGAGATCATCTTCAATGTTGCCAGCGACTGGAAGATCGGCCAGCTCAGCAACGTCGCCAATCAGCTGATTATCAACCACCAGTCCAATGGTCGCAGCGACCCTGAATCCCGCAGTTGGAACCGTATAATGCTCAACATGGTGTTCGAGCGAGGTCGCTGGGCGATGTCTTTTAAGCCCTGGTATCGCCTTCCTGAAGAAGCAAACGATGACGACAACCGGGATATAGAGCACTATATGGGCAACTTTGAGTGGATGAGCATCTACTCCTGGCGCCAGCGCACCCTGAGCATTCTGCTGCGCAACAACTTGCGCAGCGACAACAAAGGTGCCGTGGAGTTGGGCTGGAGCTTCCCGATAAACAAGCGGGTCAAAGCTTACGTAAAGTATTTTAACGGTTACGGCGAAAGCCTGATCGAATACAACAAGGCCGTCGAAAGTATCGGCATCGGTGTGCTGATCAGCGACTGGCTATAA
- a CDS encoding carbonic anhydrase — protein MITAQEALARLKEGNQRFVEKLTTKEAPIVAKPELVEIQNPMAIVLGCSDARVPAEIVFDQTLGDLFVIRVAGNVVAPSGIGSVEFAAMNFGTPLVVVLGHSNCGAVKATVDVLTGNNRVPSENLHSIVKRVRPAVETLLDTELKNDPDKLVAQSVRANVRSSVEHLSSGSPILESLISEGKLMVVGAEYSLETGKVDFFYEDYWERTRNMEQ, from the coding sequence ATGATAACGGCTCAAGAAGCCCTGGCGCGCCTCAAAGAAGGCAATCAGCGTTTTGTTGAAAAACTCACCACCAAAGAAGCCCCAATCGTCGCCAAGCCGGAACTGGTAGAGATCCAAAACCCCATGGCGATTGTGCTGGGCTGCTCAGACGCCCGGGTACCTGCGGAAATCGTCTTCGACCAAACCCTGGGCGACCTGTTTGTGATTCGTGTGGCAGGGAATGTCGTCGCGCCATCGGGCATCGGCAGTGTGGAGTTCGCCGCGATGAACTTTGGTACACCGCTGGTGGTGGTACTGGGGCACTCCAACTGTGGCGCCGTTAAGGCCACCGTCGATGTACTGACCGGCAACAATAGGGTGCCCTCGGAAAACCTGCATTCCATCGTCAAGCGGGTCCGCCCCGCAGTTGAAACCCTGCTGGACACTGAGCTGAAGAATGACCCTGACAAACTGGTCGCCCAGTCGGTGCGCGCCAACGTGCGCAGCTCGGTAGAACATCTCAGCAGCGGCTCGCCGATACTGGAAAGCCTGATCAGCGAGGGCAAACTCATGGTAGTGGGCGCGGAATACTCCCTGGAAACCGGCAAGGTGGACTTCTTCTACGAAGATTACTGGGAACGCACCCGCAATATGGAGCAATAA
- a CDS encoding MGMT family protein — protein MSDAERVYQVLASIPAGRLCSYGEVARLAGLPGRARWIGRVLGQLPKDSTLPWYRVINNQGKISFPEGSAAYRRQLQHLIDEGSASPQGKIDWRQCRWP, from the coding sequence ATGAGCGACGCCGAGCGCGTCTATCAAGTGCTGGCCAGCATCCCCGCTGGCCGGCTCTGCAGCTACGGCGAAGTAGCCAGATTGGCCGGTCTTCCCGGCCGGGCACGCTGGATCGGGCGGGTATTAGGCCAGCTGCCCAAAGACAGCACTTTGCCCTGGTACCGGGTTATCAACAATCAGGGCAAAATCAGCTTTCCGGAAGGCAGTGCAGCTTATCGCCGGCAGCTCCAACACCTGATCGATGAAGGCAGCGCCTCGCCCCAGGGAAAAATAGACTGGCGGCAATGCCGTTGGCCATGA